The segment ATGttataagaaatcatttttgttttgtttaagtTAAGCTTAAGTAAAATTAAGGTTTGACATATTAGTATGTACAATTAATGATCTAAGTGCTCCATGAGAACTATTAGAGTTAGAAATCATATAGGATTAATTGATAAAAACCATAATTAAcactaagaaaatattttagccaaaatgttcttattttattgtctaGTTTTTTCCCAAGAACCTAGatgataatttatttgttgTCATATTATAATGATTATGGACCAAATTATGTCAAATCTTTgttattgttttctatttcatgtcattttttaTAGGTACATGGTTTATTGAGTGAGGTGTACTAACGGGTTGCTTATAGGTAAGATCTTAGTGCAATATGTCAAAAAAACTAGTCTTCTGCATAATTAGGTCAAGGTCAAGTAACATTATGCTTGTCGTGCCTCTAAGTGGTATATGTGCATAACTAATAAGTTAAATGCTTTATGGAAACTCATATAAGTTGACGGTTATTGGAAAGTATAACAATTAAAGTTAAGAATAAGGAAATTCTTTAACTAAAATTGTATTGTCAACTCATCCTAACCAACTTAGACTATTGACTAGATAGACATGCCGAGCCACTATATGGTGAATCCCTAtcaatttttatgtggaaaaaatCCAAGTGAAAATTTACATCATTTGCCTCATTAGGCAAATAAACATAGCTCAATCCCAATAGTTGAAGTTAAAAATAAGGAAATCCTTTAACCAAAATCTTATTGCTAGCTCATCCCAACCAACTTAGACCATTGTTTAAAGAGAGATTCCTTGAGGATGCCACTTGATAAATAGTGTAACAACTGCTGTTAAGCCCCTATATGGCAAGTCCCTATTAGTTCTTATGTGGTAAAAATCCAAGTGAACATTTATATCATTCACCTTACTGGGTGGATGAACATAGCTCAATTGATATTACTTGAGTTTCCTTGTGGTATTTTAACAAGATGTCCTTGGATGCCCATTCACCTACAAGAGTTGAAGGGACGATAACTTTATCCCTCATGATAAGAAGAATGCACCCCAAAACAGTCCATTCCATCCATGACCATGCATCCTTATCTAGTATAAATTTGAAGAGGTTTCCTAACATGTACATGAATGATAGAGTAATATAAGTTAACCCAACTATAGAAGAACCAAACATGATCAACCAATGTTATAAAGTTAAATGTCAACTATAAATAAGTGTAACAAACCATAAACAAATAGAGAAAATACTATAGTCATCACTAGTGACTTTTTCAACCTAGAATATTCTCATTTACCATATTTTTCCCAAAAGCCAACATTACGAGGAAAATCAACCTCATGTGAGTTGCTCAAAACATTTGTCCTTGATTCTCTTTGTCGGCTTGCTAACTTGAGCATTGAAGGAGCTTCATTGGTATACCTACGAGTGGTGGTCTTTTTTGGCAGGGTTCGGAGAAGAACGCACAATCATGGGAAGTTGCAAAAGTGGAAGAAGCTATCTAGTTGCGCCTCCACTTGTAGATTATCCTTTTGTTGAAATTTAATCCTTTTGAATtacaagaaaatacaaataaaatttatataccGAATTGGATAAAGCTTtcatgaatattgttttgaTGAACTCTTTCAGTCAATCCATACGATTACCGTTTTAAATTGTATTTCAAATAGTAACCACTAAACGGCGGAACCACCATAGTAGAAATCTCAATGAGTGAATTCATATAAGCAAAAGTTTAGCCTAGggaaaagttaaatttaaaaagagcTTCAACATACTTGAGGTTGTTGTAACCATGATCAAATTTTAGGACTTGAGAATAGGACCTTACCAACGCATAGAAGTGCACAGGCCGAGTTACATGCGGCTCTGTCAGTGTCAACCGGGCCCGCCCTCACTATAAATAGTAAATACCCCCACGTGCAGGCGCATTTAACTCATTATCTCACTCTCACCATTTTGTCTCTCTCTCGATCGCTTTGGTCGCTTTGGTGTCTTTCGTGCTATCAAACGCTCTCGCTTTCTCGGCCGATCTCTCCCTCTTCCGATCGTTTTTTCTCTCGTTCATTTCCGCTTGCaatatctctttctctctttcgaTCGTTTCCGCGATCGTTCTCCCTTTCTTCGTTGTTATCGCCCTCTCGCAATTGCTTTTTCCCTCGATCGTTCCGGGTGGCCATCGCACTCTCTTGATCATTCTTGCTCGCTCACTCTCTTTCTCTATCGACAATGTCGGGAAAGGAAGGGCCCAGTGAGGGAACGCCGTCAGAAAACTTGGAAGTAGCCAGAATGTCTAGGACGGAACTCTACCATATAATGGCTGAAATGAAGGTAAATCATCTCACTCTCGTCATTTTTGTTTATCCATTTTCGTTTCGTCCAAATATTTCTTCCGATCTGTCTGAAAATGTTAATCAATGGCGTTTCGTTTCGTACAGGCGCTGACCGACCAGAACCCTCAACAAGTACGCCAGATTTTAGCTCAAAACCCGGCTCTGGCCCGGTCCCTGTTCCAGGTCTCAATTTGGAGTTcagagttttttttgttttccttcctGATCATAAAAGTTTCCTTTATTTTGATCCTTTGTGGAGGGTTCCGATCTGTCTAAAATGCATGTTAGGTTCAAACTGATAAACATTGCCTTACCCCGTTTGGTTGTTTAGAAactgacaaaaagaaaaagaaattttgcaGTCACCTGCTTTTTGTCGTTTGGATGCTTTAAGCAAAATTGGAAAAGTACGTTATCTTTAATTGTTCTGTGTTTGACTTAGGTTCGCCTACAAAATTGTGGCCTCTCCACTGTCTAAAGGATTATTGTTAACTGCTCTTCTGACTACTTTTTGTATGTATTTTATCAAATTCATATGTTCTATTAGGCCCAAATCATGCTTGGGATGCTGCAGCCACCGGACGAGGTATGCTTTTGATTGTTTGAAGCTTTCtgtaattaaaatttacattaatgagtgtaaattttatatatgaattgtTATTGCAGCCTCATCAACAATTCCATGAGGCTCAGCCATCGCAGCCCATGCCGCAGCCCCATCAACACTTGCAGCCCATGCAGCCTATGCCTCCACAGCCCCACACTGAGCCAGAGCCTAAGAAACCAAATGCTAAACCGTGACAGTCCCCATTCTGGTAGACCCTGTCTACAGAAACCTCCAAGATATTGTTTTATCTTGGTCTTAAGGATGTCATATGTTTAATTACCCTCTTCTTTGTGAACCTCTCTACCTTCACTCTGCTTAATTCAGTACTTGCGATGTGCATGATGCAGTGAATAAAGTGGAAGCTGATCtaggtttttcaattttcttcttcAGGAATGGTTAATGCTGCCCTATTTTAggtgataaataatttatcatgcTGAGCTCCTGTTAATCCATTGTTAAAATTATGTGTAATATTATCTTCTTAATTAACATTTAAGAGCCAATGCAATCAAAAGAAGAAACCTGGTGAAATCTATAGATTACTTGTCACATCACCGGTAATCTACTACTCATCTGTTaatgtgatatctcacattggATAAGGGGAAAGTTTCTgatgctatataagtatggactcttCGTAATTTGTAGACGTGTTTTTAAGTCGTGGACCTTTTAGATCGAAaacagacaatatctacacaattggGAGTGAGATATTACATAAAGGAGCATGTCTAGTGAACCATATCCTCTTACCTTAagctttttgaaaaattgggaCTTCAATATGCTATTAAGctcaaacataatatttttatttatattataaaaataaataattttatgataaatattttattatcaatttatagAACGCATATCATAGAATTTATTAagcttttaaattcatattcataaaTTGCAAATTAGTTAACTATGAAGTcatgaaaatttttctaaatgtACTTAACTTTTGTCctattaaattcatattttaattaaaaaaattaagtatagaGCAATGAATGACATATGTATGTAACactatcattgttttttttttttcaatttatgtttgatttatcatgaaatataaaaaatcaaatcaaatataataaattagttaaaacatatggaatttcaaattatgtaatattcataaaagagaaaatataaaataagtttgaaaaaatatataaaattaatttattaatcttaaatctatttttttcttccttttaatttttcatctctacttttttattgtaatatttcttttcaagaacttaaaattcaaattgataTGGGt is part of the Vitis riparia cultivar Riparia Gloire de Montpellier isolate 1030 chromosome 17, EGFV_Vit.rip_1.0, whole genome shotgun sequence genome and harbors:
- the LOC117905124 gene encoding amelogenin, X isoform-like, with the protein product MSGKEGPSEGTPSENLEVARMSRTELYHIMAEMKALTDQNPQQVRQILAQNPALARSLFQAQIMLGMLQPPDEPHQQFHEAQPSQPMPQPHQHLQPMQPMPPQPHTEPEPKKPNAKP